From Chryseobacterium sp. H1D6B, a single genomic window includes:
- a CDS encoding helix-turn-helix domain-containing protein, translated as MRELKSQIPNYKRIFEDIIKMKYPGKKEKCSNILYKKELLALDIIKLNQIIFGIQDKESFMFNQSHRSYSTKTIFEILDYQKKNKLNNSETAAHFKMSRNTIAKWKKLSENNLLIHK; from the coding sequence ATGAGGGAATTAAAATCACAAATACCTAACTACAAAAGAATATTTGAGGATATCATCAAAATGAAATATCCAGGCAAAAAAGAAAAATGCAGCAATATTCTTTATAAAAAAGAACTGCTGGCTTTAGATATTATCAAACTAAACCAGATCATATTCGGGATACAGGATAAGGAATCCTTTATGTTCAATCAATCTCACCGTTCGTACAGCACAAAAACAATTTTTGAAATACTTGACTACCAAAAGAAAAACAAATTGAATAATTCTGAAACTGCGGCACACTTTAAAATGAGCCGAAACACGATTGCCAAATGGAAAAAATTATCCGAAAACAATCTGTTAATTCATAAATAA
- a CDS encoding GIY-YIG nuclease family protein codes for MKNSIKQQLREKAKSHTITMGVLAVKNTTSGKLFIQGSVNLEALANKIKFSLKSGQFSNIQLQNDWNNWKEESFIFEFITVIELQENSYINYRQEVSKAEKTAIEEYGARTELY; via the coding sequence ATGAAAAATTCAATTAAACAACAACTTAGAGAAAAAGCTAAAAGCCATACCATCACAATGGGAGTTCTTGCTGTTAAAAATACAACGAGCGGAAAATTATTTATTCAAGGTTCTGTGAATCTGGAAGCTCTGGCCAATAAAATTAAATTTTCACTAAAAAGCGGTCAATTCTCAAATATTCAGTTACAAAATGACTGGAACAACTGGAAGGAAGAGAGTTTTATATTCGAATTCATAACTGTAATAGAGCTTCAGGAAAATTCTTATATCAACTATCGTCAAGAAGTCTCGAAAGCAGAAAAGACCGCCATAGAAGAATATGGAGCTCGTACTGAATTATACTAA
- a CDS encoding MarR family transcriptional regulator produces the protein MINDELLFLMNIAKVQAVISRKFNSLSTHGLGFNDFVILYMLNNAAEQRIRRIDLAEKIGLTASGVTRLLSPLEKIGLVARETNERDARVSYVVITDSGKKIFEEAKGTAELIAKEILAFKKNKSLRPFSEFLEGLGGNIE, from the coding sequence ATGATAAATGATGAATTATTATTCTTAATGAATATTGCTAAAGTACAGGCGGTCATTTCAAGGAAATTCAATTCTCTCAGTACTCATGGTCTGGGATTTAATGATTTTGTGATCTTATATATGCTAAACAATGCCGCAGAACAGCGGATAAGAAGAATAGATCTGGCCGAAAAAATAGGACTGACCGCTTCAGGAGTAACCCGATTATTAAGTCCATTGGAAAAAATAGGACTGGTTGCCAGAGAAACCAATGAAAGGGATGCAAGAGTAAGCTATGTTGTAATTACAGACAGCGGCAAGAAAATATTTGAAGAAGCAAAAGGAACTGCAGAGCTCATTGCTAAAGAAATATTAGCATTCAAGAAAAACAAATCCCTTCGGCCTTTCAGTGAATTCTTAGAAGGACTCGGGGGAAATATAGAATAA
- a CDS encoding transposase yields MENLKNIHIGTFIERRVNESEIPASRICNFFKCDEEQLEKMYQRDSLDSNTILKWSKLLEYDFFRLYSQHLIFYSPQESIGYNNTVNSKKSVLPEFKKNIYTKEMINFILELIKTNQKTKTQIISEYNIPKTTLFNWLKKYKTID; encoded by the coding sequence ATGGAAAATTTAAAGAACATTCATATCGGAACCTTCATTGAGAGAAGAGTAAATGAATCCGAAATTCCTGCTTCACGTATCTGTAATTTTTTCAAGTGTGATGAAGAACAGCTTGAAAAAATGTACCAGCGTGATTCCTTAGACAGCAATACTATTTTAAAATGGAGCAAGCTTCTGGAATATGATTTTTTCAGACTGTACAGCCAGCATCTTATCTTCTATTCTCCGCAGGAGTCAATAGGCTATAACAACACTGTAAATTCTAAAAAATCAGTTCTGCCTGAGTTCAAAAAAAATATCTATACAAAGGAGATGATCAATTTTATCCTGGAACTTATTAAAACCAACCAAAAAACCAAAACCCAAATCATCTCTGAATATAACATCCCAAAAACAACCCTTTTCAATTGGCTTAAAAAATATAAAACCATTGACTGA
- a CDS encoding alpha/beta hydrolase has product MKKTVKINNIDLCYEIIGENTCKNIVLIAGLGSQMIRWDNTFCQLLADKGFRVIRFDNRDSGCSIFNERKNFHLNHPIEEVLKDIRRENIPYSLQDMAEDVIGLLDSLKIEKTHIAGRSMGGVIAQLLSSFYPERVQTMSIIMSTSLNPSLPPADPEVMAMMTKPRTDPSVCKENYFKESLAFAEKITGNNYRLDEEQEIKMIDEELSRSQSKGGIFRQLLAMGFYEYNEEILNKITAPVLVIHGTEDPIFHPDCAQDITRSIPNSELLLIEGMGHSIPSELYAVITDAVMNNCNK; this is encoded by the coding sequence ATGAAGAAGACCGTCAAAATCAATAATATTGATCTATGCTACGAGATCATTGGAGAAAATACCTGTAAAAATATTGTTCTGATTGCAGGATTAGGAAGCCAGATGATCCGCTGGGACAATACTTTCTGCCAGCTGTTGGCGGATAAAGGTTTTCGGGTGATCCGCTTTGACAATAGAGATTCGGGATGTTCTATTTTTAATGAAAGAAAAAATTTTCATTTAAATCATCCTATTGAAGAGGTACTTAAAGATATAAGAAGAGAAAATATCCCCTACTCGCTGCAGGATATGGCAGAAGACGTGATCGGACTTCTTGATTCTTTAAAGATTGAAAAAACTCATATTGCGGGACGTTCTATGGGCGGAGTTATCGCACAGTTACTCTCTTCCTTTTATCCTGAAAGAGTACAGACGATGAGCATAATAATGTCTACTTCCCTGAATCCTTCTTTGCCCCCGGCAGATCCTGAGGTCATGGCTATGATGACAAAACCACGAACAGATCCTTCTGTGTGCAAAGAAAATTATTTTAAAGAAAGTCTTGCCTTTGCTGAAAAAATTACAGGAAATAATTACAGACTGGATGAAGAGCAGGAAATAAAAATGATTGATGAAGAGCTCAGCCGGTCCCAATCGAAAGGCGGTATTTTCAGACAGCTTCTGGCAATGGGTTTTTATGAATACAATGAAGAAATATTAAATAAAATAACGGCTCCTGTGTTAGTTATCCACGGGACAGAAGATCCTATTTTTCATCCAGACTGTGCCCAAGATATCACCCGCTCAATCCCAAACTCTGAACTTTTGCTTATTGAGGGAATGGGGCATTCCATACCATCAGAATTATATGCTGTGATTACTGATGCTGTTATGAATAATTGCAATAAATAG
- a CDS encoding histone H1, whose product MKELIEKINAEFEAFTAEANQQAEKGNKAAGTRARKSALELSKLFKDFRKVSVEESKK is encoded by the coding sequence ATGAAAGAATTAATTGAAAAAATCAACGCGGAATTTGAAGCATTTACTGCAGAAGCTAACCAACAAGCAGAAAAAGGAAACAAGGCTGCTGGAACTAGAGCTCGTAAATCAGCTTTAGAACTAAGCAAATTGTTCAAAGACTTCAGAAAAGTTTCTGTTGAGGAATCAAAAAAATAA
- a CDS encoding tetratricopeptide repeat protein — protein MLSSLYSSQTYSLPEIDSLTTRYKNEGDTEDAVKLNVEALKHFKNKDNTEGTVTAYINIANLLCTLSRYKESIDYLDKAKNEINTVKNPALYSRLYNEYGRNYASLGLYDQSNKSFNQAVQYARKISDLKQKNYQMYFSYAWKWYNFDKLNKIDSTYSMQRKCLKISSEPLIYVKIANKFIRDKKHLDSAAYYLNKANSGVDKYPVEQKAAVLLNFGHLYMTQGDNEKALENYLQALAVYQKIKNAVEIRNTYSYIADSYKSLNNPEKAAEYSEKHSALSDSIRRDGSDALNIAVERLALEKEQAQDSEKKRLYILIFAVVILSFGAMYFIRKAYVEKQKDKDALIEEKSTEADKLKKQVNSSFEEVSQLARTNDPFFLTRFKEVYAEFCEHLLSQHPNLSDHDMKFCAYLKFDLSSKEISQYENISVRAVETKKYRLKKKLELSPEIDLKKWIQEF, from the coding sequence ATGTTATCATCGTTATATAGTTCCCAAACCTATTCACTGCCTGAAATAGACAGCCTCACTACCCGGTACAAAAATGAGGGAGATACAGAAGATGCTGTTAAATTAAATGTTGAAGCTCTTAAACATTTTAAAAACAAGGATAATACAGAAGGCACCGTGACAGCATATATTAATATAGCCAATTTACTGTGTACGCTCAGCAGATATAAAGAAAGCATCGACTATCTGGATAAAGCTAAAAATGAAATAAACACAGTGAAAAACCCTGCCTTATATTCAAGACTGTATAATGAATATGGAAGGAATTACGCTTCATTAGGCCTGTATGACCAGTCTAATAAGAGTTTTAATCAAGCAGTGCAGTATGCACGTAAAATTTCTGATCTCAAACAAAAGAATTATCAGATGTATTTTAGTTATGCATGGAAATGGTATAATTTTGATAAGCTGAACAAAATAGATTCTACTTACAGCATGCAGAGAAAATGTCTGAAGATTTCTTCGGAGCCTCTTATCTATGTTAAAATTGCCAATAAGTTTATAAGAGACAAAAAACACTTAGACTCTGCTGCATATTATTTAAATAAAGCAAATTCTGGTGTAGATAAGTATCCGGTTGAGCAGAAAGCGGCAGTATTATTAAACTTCGGACATCTTTATATGACTCAAGGAGATAATGAAAAAGCTTTAGAAAACTATTTACAGGCTTTGGCTGTCTATCAGAAGATCAAAAATGCTGTAGAGATAAGAAATACGTACAGCTACATTGCAGATTCTTACAAATCTCTTAATAATCCAGAGAAAGCAGCCGAATATTCCGAAAAGCACAGCGCGCTGAGTGATAGTATAAGAAGAGACGGCAGTGACGCTTTAAATATCGCTGTTGAAAGACTTGCCCTAGAAAAGGAACAGGCCCAAGACAGCGAGAAAAAAAGACTTTATATTTTAATTTTTGCTGTTGTTATCCTTTCTTTTGGAGCGATGTATTTCATTCGGAAAGCTTATGTGGAAAAGCAGAAAGATAAAGATGCACTCATTGAAGAAAAGTCTACTGAAGCGGATAAATTAAAAAAACAGGTGAACTCATCTTTTGAAGAGGTTTCTCAATTAGCCAGAACCAACGATCCTTTTTTTCTTACCCGTTTCAAGGAAGTATATGCTGAGTTTTGTGAACATTTATTGTCTCAGCATCCTAATCTTTCAGATCATGATATGAAATTCTGTGCCTATTTAAAATTTGATCTTTCCAGCAAAGAAATCTCACAATATGAAAATATATCGGTGCGTGCTGTAGAGACAAAAAAATACAGATTGAAGAAAAAATTAGAACTTTCTCCTGAAATTGATCTTAAAAAATGGATTCAGGAGTTCTAA